Proteins from a single region of Nodularia sp. LEGE 06071:
- a CDS encoding phosphotransferase enzyme family protein has protein sequence MTTEITLIAIAEQFTSQGQVTGIQSLGNGNINDTFLVTLDSSERKHFVLQRINTQVFRQPELVMQNMQILTDHVCVRQSRAKGNRQSRAGGDRLKLTSANRRWEVPRVLLTQDTQNLWIDENNGYWRAISFVENAQSFDTLPDISYASEIGYALGMFHNLISDLPPAKLADTLPGFHITPVYLQQYEDILKKAAPHTSPEVNYCLQFVTAHTSFANILEDAKATGKLPLRLMHGDPKINNVMFDIATHKAISIIDLDTVKPGLVHYDIGDCLRSGCNPMGEETEEWEKVYFDTDLCQGILQGYLDVAQAFLTENDYSYIYAAIRLITFELGLRFLTDYLAGDVYFKVKYPEHNLARALVQFKLTESIESQETKIRQIIQDLK, from the coding sequence ATGACAACAGAGATCACTTTAATTGCTATAGCCGAACAATTCACGTCTCAAGGCCAGGTTACGGGTATTCAATCGTTAGGAAATGGTAATATTAATGACACTTTTCTGGTAACTCTGGATTCTTCAGAGAGAAAGCATTTTGTGCTGCAACGCATCAATACCCAGGTGTTTCGGCAGCCAGAACTGGTAATGCAGAATATGCAGATTTTAACAGATCATGTTTGCGTTCGGCAGAGCCGTGCCAAAGGCAATCGGCAAAGCCGCGCCGGAGGCGATCGCCTAAAACTTACCTCAGCCAATCGCCGCTGGGAGGTTCCCCGTGTGTTGTTAACTCAGGATACTCAAAATCTCTGGATAGACGAGAATAATGGCTACTGGCGGGCTATCAGCTTCGTGGAAAACGCCCAATCATTCGACACTTTGCCAGATATTTCATACGCTTCAGAAATTGGCTATGCCTTGGGAATGTTCCACAATCTGATCAGTGATTTACCCCCGGCAAAACTCGCTGATACTTTACCAGGATTTCATATTACACCAGTTTATCTTCAACAGTACGAGGACATACTGAAGAAAGCTGCCCCGCACACATCCCCAGAGGTTAATTATTGCTTACAATTTGTCACCGCTCACACCAGCTTTGCAAATATCTTAGAAGATGCCAAAGCTACAGGCAAACTACCGTTACGCCTCATGCACGGCGATCCTAAAATAAATAACGTCATGTTTGACATTGCTACACACAAAGCAATTAGCATCATCGACCTCGACACCGTAAAGCCTGGACTAGTACATTACGACATTGGCGACTGTTTGCGATCGGGTTGCAATCCGATGGGAGAAGAAACAGAAGAGTGGGAAAAGGTTTATTTTGATACAGATTTATGTCAGGGAATCTTACAGGGTTATCTTGATGTTGCTCAAGCTTTTCTGACCGAGAATGACTATAGCTACATTTATGCGGCGATTCGTCTGATTACCTTTGAGTTAGGGCTGAGATTTTTGACTGACTATTTAGCTGGGGATGTCTACTTCAAAGTTAAGTATCCAGAACACAACTTAGCCAGGGCGTTAGTTCAGTTTAAGCTGACTGAAAGTATCGAATCTCAAGAAACCAAGATTCGCCAAATTATCCAAGATTTGAAATGA
- a CDS encoding HEAT repeat domain-containing protein, with translation MKLIADSNVDNHTKRLAAFSLGEIDPGNQTAIDALVKLITDSNVNNSTKRLAASSLGEIDPGNQTAIDALVKLITDSNVNNSTKRLAAFSLGQVDPGNQTAIDALVKLISDSNVNDSTKRLAASRLGQVDPGNQTAIDALVKLITDSNVNNATKRLAVFSLGKIDSDNKTAIDALVKLIADSNVDDSTKREAAFSLGEIGSGNKTAIDALVNLLARSNVDDSSKYYAASSLGRILTKEHMASLVTVLKNCLSDEIYKSNFDNFQEYYSLLWNCAQNMTYQDFYQAWHAGEDSENLDSPSQTFTPQNLQAAINSDRLLSQTIHLICIDTSKFIDPNHPASKIYTEIVKAGCPKCEDGTPTTMTELQTYWDLLETDKRVVLVFYQGMGSQSPELSDRILNDISRFDNTICVIGDQTSDDILNRLRSLQS, from the coding sequence GTGAAGTTAATCGCCGACTCCAATGTGGATAACCATACCAAACGCCTCGCGGCATTTAGCTTAGGGGAAATTGACCCAGGCAACCAAACAGCAATTGATGCCTTGGTGAAGTTAATTACCGACTCCAATGTGAATAACTCTACCAAACGCCTCGCGGCATCTAGCTTAGGGGAAATTGACCCAGGCAACCAAACAGCAATTGATGCCTTGGTGAAGTTAATTACCGACTCCAATGTGAATAACTCTACCAAACGCCTCGCGGCATTTAGCTTAGGGCAAGTTGACCCAGGCAACCAAACAGCCATTGATGCCTTGGTGAAGTTAATCTCCGACTCCAATGTGAATGACTCTACCAAACGCCTCGCGGCATCTAGGTTAGGGCAAGTTGACCCAGGCAACCAAACAGCCATTGATGCCTTGGTGAAGTTAATTACCGACTCCAATGTGAATAACGCTACCAAACGCCTCGCGGTATTTAGCTTAGGGAAAATTGACTCTGACAACAAAACAGCCATTGATGCCTTGGTGAAGTTAATTGCCGACTCCAATGTGGATGACTCTACCAAACGCGAAGCGGCATTTAGCTTAGGGGAAATTGGCTCTGGCAATAAAACAGCCATTGATGCCTTGGTGAACTTGCTCGCCAGATCCAATGTGGATGACTCTAGCAAATACTATGCGGCATCTAGCTTAGGGCGAATTTTGACAAAAGAACACATGGCAAGTCTTGTCACTGTGTTGAAGAATTGTTTATCAGATGAAATTTATAAAAGTAATTTTGACAACTTCCAGGAATATTACTCCCTCTTATGGAACTGCGCCCAAAATATGACTTATCAAGATTTTTATCAAGCATGGCACGCTGGGGAAGACTCAGAAAATTTAGATTCGCCTAGCCAGACTTTTACACCCCAAAACCTGCAAGCTGCCATTAACAGCGATCGCCTACTCAGTCAAACCATCCACCTCATCTGCATCGACACTAGCAAATTTATTGACCCCAATCACCCAGCATCTAAAATTTACACTGAAATCGTCAAAGCTGGCTGTCCGAAGTGCGAAGATGGCACACCAACGACAATGACGGAACTTCAAACTTATTGGGATTTGCTAGAAACTGACAAACGTGTGGTTTTAGTGTTTTATCAAGGTATGGGTTCACAATCACCAGAATTAAGCGATCGCATCCTCAACGACATCAGCAGATTTGACAATACCATTTGTGTCATCGGCGACCAAACCAGCGATGATATTTTAAATAGGCTGCGGAGTCTGCAAAGTTAA
- a CDS encoding AGE family epimerase/isomerase: MEYDFKTLAALYKHALLNDVLPFWEKNSLDWQHGGYFTCLDREGQVYDTDKFIWLQNRQIWTFSMLYNQLEKRETWLKIAKNGADFLAQHGRDAEGNWYFSLTREGQPLVEPYNIFSDCFAAMAFSQYALASGEDWAKDVAMQAYNNVLRRKDHPKGKYNKTYPGTRPMKSLAVPMILANLTLEMEWLLPSETLENVLASTVQEVMTDFLDQERGLMYENVAPDGSHIDCFEGRLINPGHGIEAMWFIMDIANRTKDTQTINQAVDVVLNILNFAWDSEYGGLYYFMDANGHPPQQLEWDQKLWWVHLESLVALAIAYRLTGRDVCWEWYQKMHDYTWSHFADPEYGEWFGYLNRRGEVLLNLKGGKWKGCFHVPRALYLCWQQFEALALKSV, encoded by the coding sequence ATGGAGTACGACTTTAAAACCCTGGCTGCACTTTATAAACACGCCCTCCTCAATGACGTACTTCCATTTTGGGAAAAAAACTCACTCGATTGGCAGCATGGCGGTTATTTTACCTGTCTTGACCGTGAGGGTCAGGTCTACGACACAGACAAATTTATCTGGTTGCAAAATCGCCAAATCTGGACTTTTTCTATGCTGTACAACCAGCTAGAAAAGCGGGAAACATGGTTAAAAATTGCTAAAAATGGGGCTGATTTTCTCGCCCAACATGGCAGAGATGCCGAAGGTAATTGGTATTTTTCCCTCACTCGTGAAGGTCAGCCACTAGTAGAACCTTACAATATATTTTCTGATTGCTTTGCCGCGATGGCATTTAGCCAATATGCCTTGGCTTCTGGAGAAGATTGGGCGAAGGACGTAGCAATGCAAGCTTACAATAATGTTTTGCGCCGCAAAGATCATCCTAAAGGTAAATATAATAAGACCTATCCCGGTACACGCCCGATGAAATCCTTGGCTGTACCGATGATTTTAGCCAATCTCACCCTAGAAATGGAATGGCTGCTACCCAGTGAAACCCTTGAAAATGTCCTGGCTAGCACTGTTCAAGAAGTAATGACGGATTTTCTCGACCAAGAACGGGGGCTGATGTATGAAAATGTCGCCCCTGATGGTTCCCACATTGATTGCTTTGAAGGGCGGTTAATTAATCCTGGTCATGGTATCGAAGCCATGTGGTTTATTATGGATATCGCCAACCGCACAAAGGATACTCAGACGATTAATCAAGCCGTTGATGTGGTGCTAAATATCCTCAATTTTGCCTGGGATAGTGAGTACGGCGGATTATATTACTTTATGGATGCAAATGGTCATCCTCCCCAGCAATTGGAATGGGATCAGAAATTGTGGTGGGTGCATTTAGAATCTTTAGTCGCATTAGCGATCGCTTATCGTTTGACTGGGCGTGATGTCTGTTGGGAATGGTATCAAAAAATGCACGATTATACTTGGTCACACTTTGCCGATCCAGAATATGGCGAGTGGTTCGGTTATCTCAATCGCCGTGGGGAAGTATTGTTAAATCTCAAAGGTGGTAAATGGAAGGGCTGTTTTCATGTACCCCGTGCATTATATCTTTGCTGGCAGCAGTTTGAGGCGTTGGCTTTAAAGTCAGTTTAA
- a CDS encoding HEAT repeat domain-containing protein → MCTNDTERLAASSLGQIGSGNQTAIDALVKLIADSNVNNSTKRLAASSLGEIDPGNQTAIDALVKLITDSNVNNATRCLAASSLG, encoded by the coding sequence ATGTGTACTAACGATACCGAACGCCTCGCGGCATCTAGCTTAGGGCAAATTGGCTCTGGCAACCAAACAGCCATTGATGCCTTGGTGAAGTTAATCGCCGACTCCAATGTGAATAACTCTACCAAACGCCTCGCGGCATCTAGCTTAGGGGAAATTGACCCAGGCAACCAAACAGCCATTGATGCCTTGGTGAAGTTAATCACCGACTCCAATGTGAATAACGCTACTAGATGCCTAGCGGCATCTAGCTTAGGGTAA
- a CDS encoding element excision factor XisI family protein — MDKVAKYQECIKTLLTRYASNDVSDQGVEVQLILDTEHNHYQWMNVGWQEFNRVYRCVMHLDIKDGKIWLQQNLTDQNPAEELVEMGVPREDIVLGLQPPFKRQYTDYGVA; from the coding sequence GTGGATAAAGTAGCAAAATATCAGGAATGTATTAAAACACTACTGACTCGTTATGCTAGTAATGATGTTTCAGATCAGGGCGTAGAAGTTCAACTCATCTTAGATACTGAGCATAACCATTATCAGTGGATGAATGTGGGTTGGCAGGAATTTAATCGTGTTTATCGATGCGTTATGCATTTGGACATTAAAGATGGCAAAATTTGGCTTCAGCAGAATTTAACTGATCAGAATCCGGCTGAGGAATTAGTTGAAATGGGAGTACCAAGAGAAGATATTGTCTTGGGTTTGCAACCTCCCTTCAAACGGCAGTACACAGATTATGGTGTTGCTTGA
- a CDS encoding Uma2 family endonuclease — protein MNVVKPKRFTIDEYHRLIELGLLTEGERIELIRGELMQMTAKGRVHTVCSSILCRQLDRLLGDLAVIRGQDPITLSNQSEPEPDIVIARGKDEDYLVHHPYPEDILLVIEISDSTLTYDQTKKLSLYAEAGIIDYWIVNLPARQLERYNQPYQNAQKNFSYLSQQISLSHQSVPIPGFADVLLDLSRIFPEDATVHLR, from the coding sequence ATGAATGTCGTCAAACCTAAGCGATTCACTATAGACGAGTATCATCGGCTGATTGAACTTGGTTTACTTACGGAAGGCGAGCGCATTGAATTGATTAGAGGAGAACTGATGCAAATGACGGCAAAAGGCAGAGTGCATACAGTGTGTAGTTCTATCTTATGTCGCCAACTGGATCGGTTATTAGGCGATCTCGCAGTCATCCGTGGACAAGATCCCATTACCCTATCCAATCAAAGTGAACCTGAGCCTGATATCGTCATTGCTAGAGGCAAAGATGAGGATTATTTGGTTCATCATCCCTATCCTGAAGACATTCTGTTAGTTATCGAAATTTCTGATTCTACATTGACCTATGACCAAACAAAAAAGCTATCTCTATATGCAGAAGCCGGAATTATTGATTATTGGATTGTAAATTTGCCCGCTCGTCAACTGGAGCGATACAATCAACCTTATCAAAATGCTCAAAAGAATTTTAGCTATCTCAGCCAGCAGATTTCTCTATCTCACCAATCAGTCCCAATTCCTGGATTTGCAGATGTTTTATTGGATTTGAGTCGGATTTTTCCAGAGGATGCAACCGTTCATTTGAGGTGA
- a CDS encoding DOMON-like domain-containing protein, translating to MTNQTFSLKPFPSEESLPNLQITGSIARFADKLSLSYHLSGDLTQVVIPPISDTPVRSHQLWENTCFEFFIGIKDSAQYWEFNLSPAGHWNVYHFDGYRQGMQEETAFNILPFTVQKESDSLTLVLDVDLGKIAAIEAEVEVAITTVIKDKASNVTYWALVHSGVEADFHLRDSFIIEL from the coding sequence ATGACAAATCAGACATTTTCCCTAAAACCTTTTCCCTCTGAGGAATCTCTACCTAATTTGCAAATTACAGGTAGTATTGCTCGATTTGCAGATAAACTTAGCCTCAGCTACCACCTGAGCGGTGATTTAACACAAGTCGTTATTCCCCCGATATCAGATACACCAGTGCGATCGCATCAACTATGGGAAAATACTTGTTTTGAGTTTTTTATTGGTATCAAAGATTCTGCACAGTATTGGGAGTTTAACCTTTCCCCTGCCGGACATTGGAATGTTTATCATTTTGATGGATACCGTCAAGGAATGCAAGAGGAAACAGCTTTTAATATCCTCCCTTTTACTGTCCAGAAAGAATCGGATAGTTTAACACTGGTTTTGGATGTGGATTTGGGTAAAATCGCGGCGATAGAAGCAGAAGTTGAGGTTGCAATTACTACGGTAATTAAAGATAAAGCAAGTAATGTTACTTACTGGGCGTTAGTTCATTCAGGAGTAGAGGCTGATTTTCATCTGCGAGATAGTTTTATTATTGAGTTGTGA
- a CDS encoding phosphoadenylyl-sulfate reductase, which translates to MVAAQTNLNIPALEAEYSQSSPREIIKFALETFNNLSISFSGAEDVVLIDIASKITKDFRVFTLDTGRLHPETYQLLDQVREHYGIKLEVQFPDAAEVQALVEEKGLFSFYQDGHKECCGVRKVRPLRRKLNTLDAWITGQRKDQSPSTRNHIPVIEVDTAFSTPDHQLIKFNPLANWSSTRVWEYIRAFNVPYNKLHERGFVSIGCEPCTRPVLPSQHEREGRWWWEESTMKECGLHAGNLEK; encoded by the coding sequence ATGGTAGCCGCCCAAACAAATTTAAATATTCCCGCCTTAGAAGCAGAATATAGTCAAAGTTCACCCAGGGAAATTATTAAATTTGCCTTGGAGACTTTTAACAATCTCTCGATTTCCTTTAGTGGTGCTGAGGATGTTGTCCTGATTGATATCGCCTCAAAAATTACTAAAGATTTCCGTGTTTTCACACTGGACACCGGACGCTTGCACCCAGAAACTTATCAGTTATTGGATCAGGTGAGAGAACATTATGGGATTAAATTAGAAGTTCAATTCCCAGATGCTGCGGAAGTCCAAGCTTTAGTCGAAGAAAAGGGCTTGTTTAGTTTCTATCAAGATGGTCACAAGGAATGCTGCGGAGTTCGCAAGGTCAGACCATTACGCCGCAAACTCAATACCCTTGATGCTTGGATTACCGGACAGCGCAAAGACCAAAGCCCTAGTACCCGCAACCATATTCCTGTAATTGAAGTTGATACTGCTTTTTCTACCCCAGACCATCAGTTAATTAAATTTAACCCCTTAGCAAACTGGTCTTCTACACGGGTGTGGGAATACATCCGCGCTTTCAATGTGCCTTACAATAAGTTGCACGAACGCGGTTTTGTCAGCATTGGTTGCGAACCTTGCACTCGACCTGTGTTACCTAGCCAGCATGAACGCGAAGGCCGCTGGTGGTGGGAAGAATCCACAATGAAAGAGTGCGGTTTACACGCTGGGAATTTAGAAAAATAG